The following are encoded together in the Oncorhynchus gorbuscha isolate QuinsamMale2020 ecotype Even-year linkage group LG03, OgorEven_v1.0, whole genome shotgun sequence genome:
- the LOC124017792 gene encoding membrane-associated guanylate kinase, WW and PDZ domain-containing protein 2-like, protein MVPGFTDQPGELRGFSIHICLSKGPGGFGFNIVGGSRAREFLQVYSITPGGPGALNTADILVYINDVCVLGTSHKEVVEMLKAVPVGHSVDMVLRRGYPMLYNTDGCLKQPHPGSTDVCDPLLPPTTTQPQPLHQLLPRPSTAPTQTQYHNLNGVLSHHHDVDYMGPGVGPGLDANGNATSTATRPPPSYRHSNGNLAHSPAPSSPFYRISSGHLSDSTAFDSPSYRRSSVHPADSAEPPSYRRSRRYLSDSTSPTTPSYRCSSGSITVTTPPVRPPRSLRGLAHLQAPDNSQSDSEVVSAIGSHRASMIRNHNNNSLSTPPQPLRYRTSKSDLSESDLSTSSTLPVSRLPMPQSGRPRLSSSPGGGVYSRFIRPQASLLRPPPTPDSPQIGFHSNTSGSGSHSSISSPGLMSLCSGGGVRGGGVGGGGELVPVALAQCEGGGDMGFSVTAGGQGGRLALIKRVWDRRQCSSLQPGDAIMKINGVDVQSLSFAQIQRVLQEYTKQKEVILLVHRGGFHHSSISPNSIRKVPSPLLRPPPSPVASDKNPSPPAVVLFPPRPTSTPPPPPPAMVRSCLVQSTSFLESVPVTLTMEPKDWLNAGIEDERDRGVVVPGPGQEGGGRNRVPRGFDVELRRKPEEGFGFVIASQDVEKGKAASLLPHRFVTVRGGSPAARSGQIRPGDRLEAVQGHSVVTLPHRELAHILRRAGNTLRLTIIPRPSTYSSSLSETTDYDPNYTSRKGHRSRPKHDSRYYSVDLDRGQTGFGFSLRGGSEYNMGLYVLGLMEGGPASRSHKIQVSDQLVEINGDSTTGMTHSQAVEQIRRGGHHIYLVLKKGHGYVPDYVRDRRVTSPSLPQQHPEEQSVAPVDLARLEGRIHRSKVKTRGRSSKGEIKEEERKQISERKEQGQ, encoded by the exons ATGG TACCAGGGTTCACAGACCAGCCAGGGGAGCTGAGGGGTTTCTCTATCCACATATGCCTCTCTAAAGGTCCCGGGGGATTTGGTTTCAACATCGTGGGGGGCAGCAGAGCCAGGGAGTTTCTCCAAGTCTACAGCATCACGCCAGGGGGACCTGGAGCTCTCAACACAG CGGATATCCTGGTGTACATCAACGACGTCTGTGTCCTGGGAACGTCTCATAAAGAGGTGGTGGAGATGCTGAAGGCAGTGCCTGTGGGCCACAGTGTGGACATGGTCCTCCGGAGGGGCTACCCCATGCTCTACAACACAGACGGATGCCTCAAGCAGCCCCATCCTGGGTCAACTGATGTCTGTGATCCCCTCCTCCCGCCTACCACCACCCAGCCCCAGCCATTACACCAGCTCCTCCCCCGCCCATCCACAGCCCCAACCCAGACCCAGTATCATAATCTCAATGGCGTCCTTTCTCACCACCATGACGTGGATTATATGGGTCCAGGAGTGGGGCCAGGACTGGATGCCAATGGGAATGCCACCTCCACAGCTACCCGACCGCCACCCTCTTACAGACACTCCAATGGAAACCTCGCTCACTCCCCGGCCCCTTCATCACCCTTTTATAGAATATCCAGTGGACATCTCTCTGACTCCACTGCCTTTGATTCACCCTCCTACAGACGGTCTAGTGTGCACCCCGCTGACTCCGCCGAGCCGCCCTCCTACAGACGTTCCAGGCGTTATCTATCTGACTCCACCTCCCCTACAACACCATCTTATAGATGTTCCAGTGGCAGCATCACTGTCACCACCCCCCCGGTCCGCCCACCCCGCTCCCTGAGGGGTCTCGCCCACCTGCAGGCCCCGGATAACTCCCAGAGTGACAGTGAGGTGGTCTCAGCCATCGGCTCacacag GGCATCCATGATCCGTAACCACAACAATaactccctctctaccccccctcagCCCCTGCGCTACAGAACCTCTAAGAGTGACCTGTCAGAGAGCGACCTGTCCACCTCCTCCACACTCCCTGTGTCCAGACTGCCCATGCCCCAGTCAGGAAGACCCCGCCTTTCATCCTCCCCAGGCGGAGGGGTATACTCCCGCTTCATCAGGCCCCAGGCTTCCCTGCTGAGACCCCCTCCCACCCCCGACAGCCCACAAATCGGCTTCCATAGCAACACCAGTGGCAGTGGAAGTCACAGCAGCATCTCGTCTCCGGGGTTGATGAGCCTGTGCAGCGGAGGTGGGGTCAGAGGAGGTGGGGTCGGAGGTGGAGGGGAGCTGGTGCCTGTAGCCCTGGCTCAATGTGAGGGGGGAGGAGATATGGGCTTCAGTGTGACGGCCGGGGGACAGGGGGGCAGGCTGGCCCTGATCAAGAGGGTCTGGGATAGGAGGCAGTGCTCCTCCCTACAGCCAGGGGATGCCATCATGAAGATCAACGGAGTAGACGTCCAGAGTCTCAGCTTTGCACAG ATACAACGAGTTCTCCAGGAATACACCAAACAAAAAGAAGTTATCCTATTGGTTCACAGAGGAG GTTTCCATCATTCTTCCATCTCCCCCAACTCTATACGGAAAGTCCCCTCACCACTCCTTCGCCCCCCTCCTTCACCTGTGGCCTCAGACAAGAACCCATCGCCCCCTGCAGTTGTCCTCTTCCCACCCCgtcccacctccacccctcctccccctcccccagccatGGTGCGCTCCTGTCTGGTCCAGAGCACCAGTTTCCTGGAGTCAGTCCCAGTCACCCTCACCATGGAGCCCAAAGACTGGCTGAACGCGGGCATAGAGGATGAGAGGGACAGGGGGGTGGTGGTCCCAGGACCAGGGCAAGAGGGAGGGGGACGGAATCGTGTACCCCGGGGATTCGATGTGGAGCTGAGGAGGAAGCCAGAAGAGGGGTTCGGATTTGTCATCGCTTCACAGGATGTAGAGAAGGGGAAAG ctgcctccctcctccctcaccggTTCGTGACGGTGCGTGGGGGCAGTCCTGCAGCGAGGAGCGGTCAGATACGGCCCGGTGACCGGTTGGAGGCTGTTCAGGGGCATTCTGTGGTGACCCTTCCACACCGGGAGCTCGCCCACATCCTCCGCAGAGCTGGAAACACCCTACGCCTCACCATCATCCCCCGTCCTAGCACCT ACTCCTCCAGCCTATCAGAGACCACAGATTATGACCCCAATTACACAAGCAGGAAAGGTCACAGGTCACGACCCAAG CATGACTCTAGGTATTACAGCGTGGATCTAGACCGCGGGCAGACAGGGTTTGGGTTCAGCCTGCGAGGGGGCAGTGAGTACAACATGGGTCTGTATGTATTGGGACTGATGGAGGGGGGACCTGCCTCACGCAGCCACAAAATACAG GTGAGTGACCAGTTGGTGGAGATCAACGGGGACAGTACAACAGGGATGACCCACAGCCAAGCAGTAGAGCAGATACGCAGGGGAGGACACCACATATACCTGGTTCTAAAGAAAGGCCATGGATACGTCCCTGACTACG